The Candidatus Coatesbacteria bacterium genomic sequence GCTGCAGCGCCTTTGTCGATCCCGAACCCGAGCAGATCCGCGCCGCCCAGGAGGCCGGCTTCCATGCCGTCGAGCTGCACACCGGCGAGTACGCCAACGCCGCCGACGAGCCCGCCCGCCGCGCCGAGCTGGAGCGCCTGGCCGCCGGGGCCCGCCTGGCCGATGAGCTGGGCCTCTACGTTGCCGCCGGTCACGGTCTGACCTACTTCAACGTCACCCCCGTCGTCGAACTCGGCGTCTTCGCCGAATTCAACATCGGCCACTCGATCATCAGCCGCGCCGTTTTCACCGGTCTCGACGAGGCCGTGCGCGAGATGGTCCTGCTGGTCGGCTAGAGGTTCCTCAAATGCACCGCCGCCTGACAATTCTGCTGCTCTGTCTGCTCGCCGGGACGACGTCCGCCGTCCCCCGGATCGCCCTGGTGCCCCTGGTGCCCCGCGAAGTCGTCGCCGCCTTCGCCGACGGCGTCACCGCGGACCTGTCGAACCGCATCGCCCGCTCGGGTTGGTGCGATCTGCTCGACGGCGCGAGTATCGCCGCGGCCCTCGAGGAGCTGGACCTGGAGCCCGTCGAGCTGCTCGAGGAGCTCGACGAGGATGCGGAGCTGGAGAGCGCCCGTGAGCTGGCCCACTATCTCGACGCCAACTACCTCCTCTGGGGCGCCCTCGAGGGCGGCGACGGTTTCGCCGTCCGGCTGTGGTGCCTGAAGCGCCTTGACGGCCGCATCGTTCTCCAAGCCGTCGAGACGGCGACGAGCGTCGGCGCCCTGGGCGAGGCCGCCCACCAACTGGCCCGCCGTCTGGCCGCCGGCCCCGGCGGGATGCCGGTGACCCTCCCCGCTGAGCCGCCCCGCCCCCGCCCCGTCGACGACGACCCCGGCCGGCTGGCCTATTCCCTCCACGAGGGCGAGGTCTACCTGATCGACGCCGACGGCGCCAACCTGCGCCAACTGACCCTCGACATGCGCGCCGGGGACTGGACACCGACCGCCTCCCTGTCACCCGACGGCTCCCGGGTGGCCTTCAGCTCCGCCGTCGACGGCGACGGCGAGATCTACGTCATCGGCATCGACGGCGGCTTTCTCCAGCGCCTCACCGATAACGACTACTGGGACGACTACCCCAGTTGGTCCGCCGACGGCGCCGCCGTGGCCTATTACACTCAGTCCGCGGATTCAGTCTCCATCCGCCTGCATAATCTGGAGACCGGCGAGGAACGCGAGCTGTCCAGCGGTCTGGCCGCCCAACGCTCGCCCTCCTGGAGCCCCGACGGCTCCCTGATCGCCTTCTACGATCCCTCCGGCGCCGGACAGCTCAGCATCATGCGCGCCTCGGCCTCCGAGGGCCGTTGGCTGTCCAACGACTCCACCGCCGATTGGGCCCCCGCCTGGCACCCCGCGGGGACCTACATCGCCTTCAGCACCTACACCGACGACAACCTCGAGCTCTACCTCGTCGACGAATACGGCGAGAATCCCCAACGGTTGACCGAGAACAGCGTCCGCGATATCTCGCCCTGCTTTTCCGGCGACGGCCGCTTCCTCTTCTTTCAGCAGGGTCGCGACGTCCGCGGCCAGCTCTACTCCCTCGAACCGGCCACCGGGGAGATCCGCAAGCTGACCCTCCACGGCGGCTGCCACCCCTCCTGGGGCCCCTCGTGGCGCCCGGGGACGCCGAGCGCCTCCAGCGAACCGGAACCTCCAGAACCCAACCTCATCGACCAGGCGCCGACCGCGGACGGCTGACGCCGCCGACGGGAGACCTTTGCCCCGCCCCGGGGCCGATTGCACGCCGATCAACTCCGCAGCGGCCGGAGCCGGCACGGTTTTTGCATCTCGGCGACCGTTAGACCGCTGAAAACGGTCCGCCTCCGCAAAAACCGTGCCGGCTCCGGCCACCGCTGCGGCGACCGACGCGCCGGCGGGGGCAAAGGTCTCCCGCCGGCGGTCTTAATCTCGCGCGCTGCCGCACCCCGTCGACCCGCAGGGAAACGAGCCTGATGGATTTCGCCGCCGCCCGTGATTACCTGTTGTCCTTCGCCGACTACGAGCAGAAGGATCGCTTCGCCTACGGCACCCGGACCTGGAACCTGCGGGCCTTTCGGGCCTTTCTGGACGAGTTGGGCGCGCCGGATCGCTCGTTGAGGGTGGTCCACGTCGCCGGGACGAACGGCAAGGGCGTCGTGGCGGCGGCGGTCGGCGCCCTGTTGACGGCGGCGGGGGAGCGGGTCGGCCTCTACACCTCGCCCCACCTGGTGACGCTGCGCGAGCGGGTGCGCGTCAACGGTGCGATGATCGCCGCGGCGCAGTTCGCCGCTCATGTCGAGCGACTGAAGGAGCTGCAGGAGCGGATGGGCCACGGCGTCGACGGCGGCTATCGTACGACCTTCGAGCTGCTGACCGCCCTGGCCCTGCGATACTTCGTCGAGGCGGGTTGCCGTTGGGCGCTGCTCGAGGTCGGCCTGGGCGGACGCCTGGACGCCACCAACGTCGTCGAGCGCCCGGCGCTCTGTTTGTTCAGCCGGATCGCCCGGGACCATGAGAACGTTCTCGGCCGGGGGTTGCAGCGGGTGGCCGTCGAGAAGGCGGGCATCCTCAAGCCCGGCGTTCCGGCGCTTTCGGTGGCGCAGGAGCCCGTGGTCGAGGAGGTCCTGCGCGAGCGGGCGGCGGAGTTGGGCTGTCGGCTGGGTTTCGTCAAACCGGGTCGCGAACTGACGCTGAGCGACGACGGCCGGGTCGCTTACCGGGGGCGGCCGACGGTTCTGCGCGGCGCCTTCCAGCGGGACAACCTGGCGCTGGCCCTGGCGGCTTTACGCGGTCTGGCGGGGCGGTTGGAGTCGCCGGC encodes the following:
- a CDS encoding bifunctional folylpolyglutamate synthase/dihydrofolate synthase is translated as MDFAAARDYLLSFADYEQKDRFAYGTRTWNLRAFRAFLDELGAPDRSLRVVHVAGTNGKGVVAAAVGALLTAAGERVGLYTSPHLVTLRERVRVNGAMIAAAQFAAHVERLKELQERMGHGVDGGYRTTFELLTALALRYFVEAGCRWALLEVGLGGRLDATNVVERPALCLFSRIARDHENVLGRGLQRVAVEKAGILKPGVPALSVAQEPVVEEVLRERAAELGCRLGFVKPGRELTLSDDGRVAYRGRPTVLRGAFQRDNLALALAALRGLAGRLESPAVEDVPCRGLAALRWPGRLEVVGREPAVILDGGHNPAALEAALEHIAARSAGRRLGVFGASANKDLAALTRPLPQVFDHLYLCAAPTPRATPPADLAALLPTERTTIVGEGVARALELALAAAAPADLVAVLGSLYVVGEAKAHAAELGLDGSLEVYRPREDDAAGTD